The Urbifossiella limnaea genome has a window encoding:
- the speD gene encoding S-adenosylmethionine decarboxylase — protein sequence MNTPRTTTEITTHPPAGAEWVVEAFGCDPDRLRTTALLRRVCESLLGELKLTRVGEPLWHQFPGPGGVTGLYLLAESHLACHTFPEHGLATFNLYCCRPRPRWPWEARLADALGAARVQVREVQRGVPDTEAGR from the coding sequence GTGAACACGCCCCGTACCACGACCGAAATCACGACCCACCCGCCGGCCGGCGCCGAGTGGGTCGTGGAGGCGTTCGGCTGCGACCCCGACCGCCTCCGCACCACCGCCCTGCTCCGCCGCGTCTGCGAATCGCTGCTCGGCGAGCTGAAACTCACCCGCGTCGGCGAGCCGCTGTGGCACCAGTTCCCCGGGCCGGGCGGCGTCACCGGGCTGTACCTGCTGGCCGAGTCGCACCTGGCCTGCCACACGTTCCCCGAGCACGGGCTGGCCACGTTCAACCTGTACTGCTGCCGGCCGCGGCCGCGGTGGCCGTGGGAGGCACGCCTCGCCGACGCGCTGGGCGCCGCCCGGGTGCAGGTGCGCGAGGTACAGCGGGGCGTTCCCGACACGGAGGCCGGCCGATGA
- the lpdA gene encoding dihydrolipoyl dehydrogenase translates to MADARDAQLLVIGGGPGGYPAALHAADHGMKVVLVDEDPRLGGVCLNRGCIPSKALLHVAKVIREARHVAECGLTFGEPKVDLDKLREFVQQKVVGRLTGGIGQLTKGRGVEVVRGHATFIDANTVQVTGDQPQTIKFQNCIIATGSVPTVPKPWQLGDPRVMDSTAALLVPDVPKTMLVIGGGYIGLEIGSVYAALGSKITVVEALDGLLPLADRDLVAPLEKKLRGEFAAIYVNTKVAKLEAKPEGIVVTLEGKDVPGSITYDRVLVSVGRRPNFADLGLDKAGVKQDERGFVVVDKQRRTNVPNIQAIGDIAGEPGLAHKATAEARVAVEVLLGEPAEWGPRAIPAVIFTDPEIAWAGLTQKDAEAQGVPHEVLKFPWAASGRAVSIGRTEGLTKMLVDPEGKRVLGVGIVGAGAGEMIAEGVLAVEMGAVARDVLESIHPHPTLSETVMESAELAYGAATHVARPRKAAK, encoded by the coding sequence ATGGCCGACGCCCGCGACGCCCAGCTCCTCGTCATCGGCGGCGGCCCCGGCGGCTACCCGGCCGCCCTCCACGCCGCCGACCACGGGATGAAAGTGGTCCTCGTGGACGAAGACCCGCGGCTCGGCGGCGTCTGCCTGAACCGCGGCTGCATCCCGTCCAAGGCGCTGCTCCACGTCGCCAAGGTCATCCGCGAGGCCCGGCACGTCGCCGAGTGCGGCCTCACCTTCGGCGAGCCGAAAGTCGATCTCGACAAGCTGCGGGAGTTCGTGCAGCAGAAGGTCGTCGGCAGGCTGACCGGCGGCATCGGCCAGCTCACCAAGGGCCGCGGTGTCGAGGTCGTGAGGGGGCACGCCACGTTCATCGACGCCAACACCGTGCAGGTGACCGGCGACCAGCCGCAGACCATCAAGTTCCAGAACTGCATCATCGCCACCGGGTCGGTGCCGACGGTGCCGAAGCCGTGGCAGCTCGGCGACCCGCGCGTGATGGACAGCACCGCGGCGCTGCTCGTGCCCGACGTGCCCAAGACGATGCTCGTCATCGGCGGCGGCTACATCGGCCTGGAGATCGGCAGCGTCTACGCCGCGCTCGGCTCCAAGATCACCGTCGTGGAGGCGCTCGACGGGCTGCTGCCGCTCGCCGACCGCGACCTGGTGGCGCCGCTGGAGAAGAAGCTGCGCGGCGAGTTCGCGGCGATCTACGTCAACACGAAGGTGGCGAAGCTGGAGGCGAAGCCCGAAGGCATCGTCGTCACGCTCGAAGGGAAGGACGTGCCGGGTTCGATCACCTACGACCGCGTGCTGGTGTCGGTGGGCCGGCGGCCGAACTTCGCCGACCTCGGGCTCGACAAGGCCGGCGTGAAGCAGGACGAGCGCGGGTTCGTCGTGGTCGATAAGCAGCGCCGGACGAACGTGCCGAACATCCAGGCCATCGGCGACATCGCCGGCGAACCCGGCCTGGCGCACAAGGCCACGGCCGAGGCGCGGGTCGCGGTCGAGGTGCTGCTCGGGGAGCCGGCCGAGTGGGGGCCGCGGGCCATCCCGGCGGTGATCTTCACCGACCCGGAAATCGCCTGGGCTGGCCTGACGCAGAAGGACGCCGAGGCGCAGGGCGTGCCGCACGAGGTGCTGAAGTTCCCGTGGGCGGCGAGCGGTCGGGCCGTGAGCATCGGCCGCACCGAGGGGCTGACCAAGATGCTGGTGGATCCCGAGGGGAAGCGGGTGCTCGGCGTCGGCATCGTCGGCGCGGGCGCGGGGGAGATGATCGCCGAGGGCGTGCTGGCGGTCGAGATGGGGGCCGTCGCGCGGGACGTGCTGGAGAGCATCCACCCGCACCCGACTCTGAGCGAGACGGTGATGGAGAGCGCCGAGCTGGCCTACGGCGCCGCCACGCACGTCGCCCGGCCGCGGAAGGCGGCGAAGTAG
- a CDS encoding acyltransferase family protein, with amino-acid sequence MDARRRLDALTGLRFLAAAAVAVVHIPGFAHDPSLPPTARRFMAEGFAGVPFFFVLSGFVLAYSYHQRLARPARGDLGRFLLARFARIWPVYLLTLAVLAVLPLVPPPTTGWGVGANLLLVQVWTPAPSPYPPGMNPTAWSLSDEVFFYLCLPAFVWTAAKLPGLRRRRLWALAGAAWAAEFGLMYWQCSNVNPWTQYLMVCPLVRLAEFIVGVALGLDYVRSGGDAPAAGRWRWTGLELAALVAVGVAVGYSNRLPLLVRLVGYYTPAFALVVAVFARQRGHLSRLLAGRVPVFLGESSYSFYLTHTIVFTQLDSWLPLAEVGVFAQAGGFLAAALVVSMAVYRLVEVPARNWLVGLGRRAGKRNLRPHRPGRVVPAAKPVEV; translated from the coding sequence GTGGACGCCCGCCGCCGGCTCGACGCCCTCACCGGACTCCGCTTCCTCGCCGCGGCCGCGGTCGCGGTCGTCCACATCCCGGGGTTCGCTCACGACCCGTCGCTCCCGCCCACGGCCCGTCGGTTCATGGCCGAGGGGTTCGCCGGGGTGCCGTTCTTCTTCGTCCTGTCCGGGTTCGTGCTGGCGTACTCGTACCACCAGCGGCTCGCGCGCCCCGCCCGCGGCGACCTCGGCCGCTTCCTCCTCGCCCGGTTCGCCCGCATCTGGCCGGTGTACCTCCTCACGCTCGCCGTCCTCGCGGTCCTGCCGCTGGTGCCGCCGCCGACCACGGGGTGGGGGGTGGGCGCGAACCTGCTGCTCGTGCAGGTCTGGACGCCCGCCCCGAGCCCGTACCCGCCGGGGATGAACCCGACCGCCTGGTCGCTCTCGGACGAGGTGTTCTTCTACCTCTGCCTCCCCGCGTTCGTGTGGACCGCGGCGAAGCTGCCGGGCCTGCGGCGGCGCCGGCTGTGGGCGCTCGCCGGGGCGGCGTGGGCGGCGGAGTTCGGCCTGATGTACTGGCAGTGCTCGAACGTGAACCCGTGGACGCAGTACCTGATGGTCTGCCCGCTCGTGCGGCTGGCCGAATTCATCGTCGGCGTGGCGCTCGGTCTGGACTACGTCCGCAGCGGGGGCGACGCGCCGGCCGCGGGCCGGTGGCGGTGGACGGGGCTGGAACTGGCGGCGCTGGTGGCGGTCGGCGTGGCGGTGGGCTACTCGAACCGGCTGCCGCTACTGGTCCGGCTGGTCGGGTACTACACGCCGGCGTTCGCGCTGGTCGTAGCCGTGTTCGCCCGGCAGCGCGGCCACCTGTCGCGGCTCCTGGCCGGCCGGGTGCCGGTGTTCCTCGGCGAGTCGAGCTACAGCTTCTACCTCACGCACACGATCGTGTTCACGCAGCTCGACTCGTGGCTGCCGCTCGCCGAAGTCGGCGTGTTCGCGCAGGCCGGCGGCTTCCTGGCCGCGGCGCTCGTGGTGTCGATGGCCGTGTACCGACTGGTGGAAGTGCCGGCGCGGAACTGGCTCGTCGGCCTCGGCCGGCGGGCCGGGAAGCGGAATCTCCGCCCCCACCGTCCGGGCCGGGTGGTTCCGGCTGCGAAGCCAGTCGAAGTCTGA
- a CDS encoding NUDIX domain-containing protein, whose protein sequence is MAAKRAKKFAYDYPRPALTVDLVVATREARPRVLLIRRKSDPHAGRWALPGGFVNENEPLAAAAQRETLEETGVEVSDLEQLYTAGDPGRDPRGWTVTVAYLVRVNADELKPVAADDAEAVGWFRLDKLPEMAFDHAMILARARARIADRAA, encoded by the coding sequence GTGGCCGCGAAACGCGCCAAGAAGTTCGCTTACGACTACCCCCGCCCGGCCTTGACCGTGGACCTGGTGGTGGCCACCCGGGAGGCGCGGCCGCGGGTGCTGCTGATCCGCCGCAAGAGCGACCCGCACGCCGGCCGGTGGGCGCTCCCGGGCGGGTTCGTGAACGAGAACGAGCCGCTGGCCGCCGCCGCACAGCGGGAGACGCTCGAAGAAACGGGCGTCGAAGTGAGCGACCTGGAGCAGCTATACACCGCCGGCGACCCCGGCCGCGACCCGCGCGGGTGGACCGTCACCGTCGCGTACCTGGTGCGCGTGAACGCCGACGAGTTGAAGCCGGTCGCCGCCGACGACGCCGAGGCCGTCGGCTGGTTCCGGCTGGACAAGCTGCCCGAGATGGCCTTCGACCACGCCATGATCCTGGCCCGCGCCCGCGCCCGCATCGCCGACCGGGCGGCGTAG
- a CDS encoding GNAT family N-acetyltransferase produces the protein MRFQDESCWEVTDVSDPRVRAAGRLYERTLDPDERIPWEWIERGIGNPTGRTAGWKRHLILAEVGDALAGYAYGAFIPGYGGYLCYLGVDEACRGAGVGTKLFAAFFERVAADAAATGEPLPFVVWESHRPAAEPDLWAARVRLFDKVGGLWVKGVEFQTPNFAGEAGPVALQLFVKPVDRPAATFTAERLWGVVEGLYERVYRIDPGEPLFEQTVRADVRPVLVPAREADGVEV, from the coding sequence GTGCGTTTTCAGGACGAGTCCTGTTGGGAAGTGACGGACGTGAGCGACCCGCGCGTGCGGGCCGCGGGACGGCTGTACGAGCGCACGCTCGACCCGGACGAGCGCATCCCGTGGGAGTGGATCGAGCGTGGCATCGGCAACCCGACCGGCCGCACCGCCGGGTGGAAGCGCCACCTGATCCTCGCCGAGGTCGGCGACGCGCTCGCGGGCTACGCCTACGGCGCGTTCATCCCCGGCTACGGCGGCTACCTCTGCTATCTCGGCGTGGACGAAGCCTGCCGCGGGGCGGGGGTCGGCACGAAATTGTTCGCGGCGTTCTTCGAGCGGGTCGCGGCCGACGCCGCGGCGACGGGCGAGCCGCTGCCGTTCGTGGTGTGGGAGAGCCACCGCCCGGCCGCGGAGCCCGACCTGTGGGCGGCGCGGGTGCGGCTGTTCGACAAGGTCGGCGGGCTGTGGGTGAAGGGCGTCGAGTTCCAGACGCCGAACTTCGCCGGCGAAGCGGGGCCGGTGGCGCTCCAGCTGTTCGTGAAGCCCGTGGACCGGCCGGCGGCGACCTTCACCGCGGAGCGGTTGTGGGGCGTGGTCGAGGGGCTGTACGAGCGGGTGTACCGCATCGACCCGGGCGAGCCGCTGTTCGAGCAGACGGTGCGGGCGGACGTGCGGCCGGTGCTGGTGCCGGCGCGGGAAGCCGATGGTGTCGAAGTGTAA
- a CDS encoding HNH endonuclease, whose product MNPLAAAPGIPTALDASVLVLNKTFMAVHVISVRRAFCLLCKDLAEVVSLEEGAFATYTFQSWAELSELRSKLNVQSDDDWVRTPTAALQAPRVIRLLGYDRMPKQTVKFNRRNIFARDHNQCQYCGKKFPTSELSLDHVSPRSQGGGTTWDNIVCACVDCNVRKGGRTPRQANMTLIRKPEKPKRSPLLNLKLTQKKYQSWASFVDAAYWSVELKG is encoded by the coding sequence ATGAATCCGCTCGCCGCCGCACCCGGGATACCCACCGCGCTGGACGCCAGCGTGCTCGTCCTGAACAAGACGTTCATGGCCGTCCACGTCATCAGCGTCCGGCGCGCGTTCTGCCTGCTCTGCAAGGACCTGGCCGAGGTGGTGAGCCTGGAGGAGGGCGCGTTCGCCACCTACACGTTCCAGAGCTGGGCCGAGCTGAGCGAGCTGCGGTCGAAGCTGAACGTGCAGAGCGACGACGACTGGGTGCGGACGCCCACCGCCGCCCTCCAGGCGCCGCGGGTGATCCGGCTGCTGGGCTACGACCGGATGCCGAAGCAGACGGTGAAGTTCAACCGCCGCAACATCTTCGCCCGCGACCACAACCAGTGCCAGTACTGCGGGAAGAAGTTCCCGACCAGCGAGCTGAGCCTGGACCACGTGTCGCCGCGGAGCCAGGGCGGCGGCACCACGTGGGACAACATCGTGTGCGCGTGCGTGGACTGCAACGTCCGCAAGGGCGGCCGCACCCCGCGGCAGGCGAACATGACGCTGATCCGCAAGCCGGAGAAGCCGAAGCGGAGCCCGCTGCTGAACCTGAAGCTGACCCAGAAGAAGTACCAGTCGTGGGCGTCGTTCGTGGACGCGGCGTACTGGTCGGTCGAGCTGAAGGGGTAA
- a CDS encoding McrC family protein: MTRRTVVLVERRTRAVRLRPADAAFLRDQFAGVVEVNPGGTADRVRLTARGVVGTIDAPHVRLTIRPKLPWPNLRLLLGLEHFAACGAAPPDAELFAVLATEFAERLRAVAAAGLVRGYHDADHAAPYLRGRLRTADQLRDAAARAFPTTFHVTESAFDLDAPWNQIPKSVADAVATHPALPAPVRAEVRAAAAPLEGVTAVMPTDSVFDAAAREPRAGAYTSLLALCRTLGDGLAAADGTPGGGAFLIDLGRAFERHLATGLADRLAAGWSVEAHAGFAVGDTVLRPDVLVQRRGEPRWVLDAKWKRPGPDAADLHQVLAYAAVTGAPRAALVYPGRRFARKVLQAGARTVALVRLPVVGTSDAVAAGLARLARLLAR, from the coding sequence GTGACGCGCCGCACGGTCGTCCTCGTCGAGCGCCGCACCCGGGCCGTCCGCCTCCGCCCGGCCGACGCTGCGTTCCTGCGCGACCAGTTCGCCGGCGTCGTCGAGGTGAACCCCGGCGGCACCGCCGACCGCGTCCGCCTAACCGCCCGCGGCGTCGTCGGCACCATCGACGCGCCGCACGTCCGCCTCACGATCCGGCCCAAACTTCCCTGGCCGAACCTGCGGCTCCTCCTCGGCCTCGAACACTTCGCCGCTTGTGGCGCCGCGCCCCCCGACGCGGAGCTGTTCGCTGTACTGGCGACCGAGTTCGCGGAGCGGCTGCGCGCCGTCGCCGCGGCCGGGCTCGTCCGCGGCTACCACGACGCGGACCACGCCGCGCCGTACCTCCGCGGCCGGCTCCGCACCGCCGACCAGCTCCGCGACGCCGCCGCCCGCGCCTTCCCGACGACGTTCCACGTCACCGAGTCGGCGTTCGACCTGGACGCTCCGTGGAACCAGATTCCGAAGTCCGTCGCCGACGCAGTGGCGACCCACCCGGCGCTCCCGGCACCCGTCCGCGCCGAGGTGCGGGCCGCGGCCGCGCCGCTGGAGGGCGTGACCGCCGTGATGCCGACCGACAGCGTGTTCGACGCCGCCGCGCGGGAACCGCGGGCGGGTGCGTATACTTCTTTGCTCGCGCTGTGCCGCACCCTCGGCGACGGGCTCGCCGCGGCCGACGGAACGCCCGGCGGCGGGGCGTTCCTGATCGACCTCGGCCGGGCGTTCGAGCGCCACCTGGCGACCGGCCTCGCGGACCGACTCGCCGCGGGCTGGTCGGTCGAGGCGCACGCCGGGTTTGCCGTCGGCGACACGGTGCTGCGGCCGGACGTGCTGGTGCAGCGGCGCGGCGAGCCGCGCTGGGTGCTGGACGCGAAGTGGAAGCGGCCCGGCCCCGACGCCGCCGACCTGCACCAGGTGTTGGCCTACGCCGCGGTGACGGGCGCGCCGCGGGCGGCACTGGTGTACCCGGGGCGACGCTTCGCGCGGAAGGTTTTGCAAGCCGGAGCGCGGACGGTGGCGCTGGTGCGGCTGCCGGTGGTGGGCACCTCGGACGCGGTGGCCGCGGGGCTCGCACGGCTGGCACGGCTGTTGGCTCGTTAA
- a CDS encoding PQQ-binding-like beta-propeller repeat protein, which translates to MTRLALILTVPLLAAADWPQWRGPARDGHAPGYKLPAAWPKEAPAPRWKVPAGDGYAGLCVAAGKVFVHDRVGDKERVRALDAKTGKELWAIDYAEAFAPPDPTAGKGPGATPAFDRDRVYTFGLGGVLLALDAATGNQLWRHDCQAEFWGQKKGPLGDDMAFPPCGVCASPLVDGDTVVVNVGGPKAGTFVAFDRATGKVVWKALEDRSSYASPQIASPAGVKQLVCFTGTRMVGVKYEDKSLLWGVPFKALYDQTIITPVVWKDRVVIAGEGRPTFAVSVPTPPGAEPKTEWKTDELKSYMTTPVVFGDHLVGFDHRTVRLVCLSLDKGETAWTSPRVPGKYHSLAAAGGAGFCLTSEGELVVFRLHAAEWTELGRWMVCGRGSWSHLAIADGRLYVKDAGFVYCLDLPT; encoded by the coding sequence ATGACCCGACTCGCTCTCATCCTGACCGTCCCGCTCCTGGCCGCGGCCGACTGGCCGCAGTGGCGCGGCCCCGCCCGCGACGGCCACGCCCCCGGCTACAAGCTCCCCGCGGCGTGGCCGAAGGAAGCCCCCGCCCCGCGCTGGAAGGTGCCCGCCGGCGACGGCTACGCCGGCCTGTGCGTCGCCGCGGGGAAGGTGTTCGTCCACGACCGCGTCGGCGACAAGGAGCGCGTCCGCGCCCTCGACGCCAAGACGGGCAAAGAGCTGTGGGCGATCGACTACGCGGAGGCGTTCGCGCCGCCCGACCCGACGGCCGGCAAGGGGCCGGGAGCCACCCCGGCGTTCGACCGCGACCGCGTCTACACGTTCGGCCTCGGCGGCGTCCTGCTGGCGCTCGACGCCGCCACCGGCAACCAACTCTGGCGGCACGACTGCCAGGCCGAGTTCTGGGGCCAGAAGAAGGGGCCGCTCGGCGACGACATGGCGTTCCCGCCGTGCGGCGTCTGCGCCTCGCCACTGGTTGACGGCGACACCGTGGTCGTGAACGTCGGCGGGCCGAAGGCCGGCACGTTCGTCGCCTTCGACCGCGCCACCGGCAAGGTCGTGTGGAAGGCGCTGGAGGACCGCAGCAGCTACGCCTCGCCGCAGATCGCCTCCCCCGCCGGCGTCAAGCAGCTGGTCTGCTTCACCGGCACGCGGATGGTCGGGGTGAAGTACGAGGACAAGTCGCTGCTGTGGGGCGTGCCGTTCAAGGCGCTCTACGACCAGACCATCATCACCCCGGTGGTGTGGAAGGACCGCGTCGTCATCGCCGGGGAGGGGCGGCCGACGTTCGCGGTGAGCGTCCCCACGCCGCCGGGCGCGGAGCCGAAGACCGAGTGGAAGACCGACGAGCTGAAGAGCTACATGACGACGCCGGTGGTGTTCGGCGACCACCTCGTCGGCTTCGACCACCGCACAGTACGGCTCGTGTGCCTGAGCCTGGACAAGGGCGAGACGGCGTGGACGTCGCCGCGCGTCCCGGGGAAGTATCACTCGCTCGCGGCGGCCGGCGGGGCGGGCTTCTGCCTCACGTCGGAGGGGGAGCTGGTGGTGTTCCGCCTCCACGCCGCCGAGTGGACCGAGCTCGGCCGGTGGATGGTGTGCGGCCGTGGGAGCTGGTCGCACCTGGCGATCGCCGACGGCCGGCTGTACGTCAAGGACGCGGGGTTCGTGTACTGTTTGGATCTGCCGACGTGA
- a CDS encoding neutral/alkaline non-lysosomal ceramidase N-terminal domain-containing protein, whose protein sequence is MRLALLAALAFPQLAHAGLTAGAAVSDITPPRGCPMAGYYSARGAEGTRDPLHAKALVLEQDGTRVALVALDLIGTPREIVEATRAAVEKATGIPAANVMISATHSHTGPVLSARSAFAEGVPGGQQILRDYLAELPARIAAAVKAADEKRRPARVTTATGREERLAFNRRFFMLDGTVGWNPGKLNPRIVRPAGPTDPAVPVVCVDGLDGKPIATYVNFAMHLDTVGGMYYSADYPYQLARCLAAVRGEDMVTIFTTGCCGDINHINVSSAAPQKGDGEAARIGTRLAAEVLRTYDRLEPLAVGPLRVSTAMVELELPAVTAEDVAKGKAVIAALQAGAKPAPAFLEQVKAFQATDVAGRLGKAFAVEVQVISLGDDLAWVSLPGEIFVELGLTIKAGSPFKQTICAELANGSIGYIPNRVAYPQGNYEVVSARVAAGSGEKLVDEALRQLRAQWRK, encoded by the coding sequence ATGCGACTCGCGCTCCTCGCCGCGCTCGCGTTCCCGCAGTTGGCGCACGCCGGCCTTACCGCCGGCGCCGCCGTGTCGGACATCACACCGCCGCGCGGCTGCCCGATGGCCGGGTACTACTCCGCCCGGGGCGCCGAAGGCACCCGCGACCCGCTCCACGCCAAGGCGCTCGTCCTCGAACAGGACGGCACCCGCGTCGCGCTCGTCGCCCTTGACCTCATCGGCACGCCGCGCGAAATCGTGGAGGCGACGCGGGCCGCGGTCGAGAAGGCGACCGGCATCCCCGCCGCGAACGTCATGATCTCCGCGACGCACTCCCACACCGGCCCCGTGCTGTCCGCCCGCAGCGCGTTCGCGGAAGGCGTCCCCGGCGGGCAGCAAATCCTGCGCGACTACCTGGCGGAACTCCCCGCCCGCATCGCCGCCGCGGTGAAGGCCGCGGACGAGAAGCGCCGGCCGGCGCGCGTCACGACGGCGACCGGCCGCGAGGAGCGGCTGGCGTTCAACCGCCGCTTCTTCATGCTCGACGGCACCGTCGGCTGGAACCCCGGCAAGCTCAACCCCCGGATCGTCCGACCCGCCGGCCCGACCGACCCCGCAGTGCCGGTCGTGTGCGTGGACGGCCTCGACGGCAAGCCGATCGCCACGTACGTGAACTTCGCCATGCACCTCGACACGGTCGGCGGCATGTACTACTCCGCCGACTACCCGTACCAGCTCGCCCGCTGCCTCGCCGCCGTCCGCGGCGAGGACATGGTCACGATCTTCACCACGGGCTGTTGCGGCGACATCAACCACATCAACGTGTCGAGCGCCGCCCCGCAGAAGGGCGACGGCGAGGCCGCCCGCATCGGCACGCGCCTCGCCGCCGAGGTGCTGCGGACGTACGACCGCCTCGAACCGCTCGCCGTCGGCCCGCTGCGGGTCAGCACCGCGATGGTCGAACTGGAGCTGCCCGCGGTGACGGCCGAGGACGTGGCCAAGGGGAAGGCGGTGATCGCGGCGTTGCAGGCCGGGGCGAAGCCGGCGCCGGCGTTCCTGGAGCAGGTGAAGGCGTTCCAGGCGACCGACGTGGCGGGCCGGCTCGGCAAGGCGTTCGCGGTCGAGGTGCAGGTCATCTCGCTCGGCGACGACCTGGCGTGGGTCAGCCTGCCGGGCGAGATCTTCGTCGAGCTCGGGCTCACCATCAAGGCCGGGTCGCCGTTCAAGCAGACGATCTGCGCCGAGCTGGCGAACGGGAGCATCGGCTACATCCCGAACCGCGTCGCGTACCCGCAGGGGAATTACGAGGTGGTTTCTGCACGGGTCGCGGCGGGGAGCGGCGAGAAGTTGGTGGACGAGGCGCTGCGGCAGCTGCGGGCGCAGTGGCGGAAGTAG
- a CDS encoding Gfo/Idh/MocA family protein: protein MPRPSRRKFLKAALASPTFAAPMFAQDRNANSKLGIAVIGVGGQGSGNNGLAANERLVALVDVDDRKIAEAIKNLGAKANNPPVFHDYRRMYDAHARDLDAVFIATPDHHHAPAAVRAIRLGKGVFCEKPLTYTLHEARTLAAEAKRMKVHTSMGNQGHAGDGYRRLCEYIWAGAIGDVTETHSLMTRNFGGTGGRPKSEPVPAGLHWDEWLGPARARDYHGGLHQFGWREWKEFGTGTLGDMGCHVLDGTFWALKLGEAKTFTIECVSQQPGSAERFARENHLRWTFGARGPMPAVTVNSYDNTWPQRIRELEKEHGEKFGGGTVYVGTRGIMATDTYGGNPRIVPKRAHDTFAPPPQTIPRSRGGVKGDLIAALKGGPAPSSSFDYAGPFTEFVLTGVLASNVGAGKKITWDVEKLTADLPEAQALVRRTYRAGWEV from the coding sequence ATGCCCCGCCCCTCCCGCCGTAAGTTCCTCAAGGCCGCGCTCGCCAGCCCGACGTTCGCGGCCCCGATGTTCGCCCAGGACCGCAACGCCAACTCAAAACTCGGCATCGCCGTCATCGGCGTCGGCGGGCAGGGGAGCGGCAACAACGGCCTCGCCGCCAACGAGCGGCTCGTCGCCCTCGTGGACGTGGACGACCGCAAGATCGCCGAGGCCATCAAGAACCTCGGCGCGAAGGCCAACAACCCGCCCGTGTTCCACGACTACCGCCGCATGTACGACGCCCACGCCCGCGACCTGGACGCCGTGTTCATCGCCACGCCGGACCACCACCACGCCCCCGCCGCGGTCCGCGCCATCCGGCTCGGCAAGGGCGTGTTCTGCGAGAAGCCGCTGACGTACACGCTCCACGAGGCCCGCACCCTCGCCGCCGAGGCGAAGCGGATGAAGGTTCACACGTCGATGGGGAACCAGGGCCACGCCGGCGACGGCTACCGCCGGCTGTGCGAGTACATCTGGGCGGGGGCGATCGGCGACGTGACCGAGACGCACAGCCTGATGACGCGCAACTTCGGCGGCACCGGCGGCCGGCCCAAGAGCGAGCCCGTGCCGGCGGGGCTCCACTGGGACGAGTGGCTCGGGCCGGCGCGGGCGCGCGACTACCACGGCGGGCTGCACCAGTTCGGCTGGCGCGAGTGGAAGGAGTTCGGCACCGGCACCCTCGGCGACATGGGCTGCCACGTCCTCGACGGCACGTTCTGGGCGCTGAAGCTCGGCGAGGCGAAGACGTTCACGATCGAGTGCGTCAGCCAGCAGCCGGGGAGCGCCGAGCGGTTCGCGCGGGAGAACCACCTCCGCTGGACGTTCGGCGCCCGCGGCCCGATGCCGGCCGTGACCGTGAACAGTTACGACAACACCTGGCCGCAGCGCATCCGCGAGCTGGAGAAGGAGCACGGCGAGAAGTTCGGCGGCGGCACGGTCTACGTCGGCACCCGCGGCATCATGGCGACCGACACTTATGGCGGCAACCCGCGCATCGTGCCCAAGCGGGCGCACGACACCTTCGCCCCGCCGCCGCAAACCATCCCGCGGTCGCGCGGCGGGGTGAAGGGCGACCTGATCGCGGCCCTGAAGGGCGGCCCGGCGCCGTCGAGCAGCTTCGACTACGCGGGGCCGTTCACCGAGTTCGTGCTGACGGGCGTGCTGGCGAGCAACGTCGGCGCGGGGAAGAAGATCACCTGGGACGTGGAGAAATTGACCGCCGACCTCCCCGAAGCGCAGGCGCTGGTGCGGCGGACGTACCGCGCGGGGTGGGAGGTATGA